Proteins encoded by one window of Marixanthomonas sp. SCSIO 43207:
- a CDS encoding DUF5686 and carboxypeptidase-like regulatory domain-containing protein encodes MKQLIISFFLLITSVLVAQTKVSGTVKDASGTPLPFVNVVFKASNEGTISNEDGRFYLESDQNFDAIVFSFVGFESKEVALTQRNSYKMEVTLEEEAAALDEVVIVSGKQPKENNPAIDILRKIWENRRENGVKKFKQYSYDKYEKLEFDLNTIDSTLIKSKIFKGMEFMWDQIDTSKVTGNSYLPIFINEAYSKVYGDNDLNEEKEVLKGNKNSGFENNQTLIAFVKDLYKEYNVYDNYLKFFDKAFTSPLSRTGIDVYNYVLLDSAYRDNKWCYNIVYYPRRKNELTFKGDFWVNDTTWAIKEINLQASKSANLNWVREVYIEQEFEVLNDSIFLITRDHFLSDFSFRKKEEAQGIYGKRTTLYDNYNFDIKKDKSFYGEQTNPYNEAVYNRPDSFWEQNRMEALNKDEKGVYRLLDTLKTVPRFKTLYNLGATLATGYYEVDNFDVGPVFSIFGFNEAEGLRIRLGGRTYFSQNDPWRIETFGAYGFKDKRFKFGISGKVLLDRKSRLSIFSGYRKDVEQTGASLTTSNDVLGRSLASSSLISVGANDRLTRIKLATAGFEIEPAKNFTVRVTGSHRKLRSATDTFSLDYFAEDGSVKSTISQPEIELGLFYTPKRKTSGYGVERTIINDGDYPSFYLGYTYGLKDILDGDFEYKKLQTLYTQPWNIGGFGRLLSTIEAGKIFDPVPLGLLSPVPGNQTYFSLYNAFTNLDYYEFVTDTYTSLHLQHDFGGRIFGRIPGLRDLDLREVIGFRAVYGQISDDNKALNASNIVYQAPEDIYWEWSVGVGNIFRIFRIDFNFRGNYLDNPGAREFGVTGVFGFSF; translated from the coding sequence ATGAAACAATTAATTATTTCATTTTTTTTATTAATTACCTCAGTTTTGGTTGCGCAAACAAAGGTAAGTGGTACGGTTAAAGATGCTTCTGGTACTCCATTACCCTTTGTAAATGTAGTTTTTAAAGCTTCAAACGAAGGGACGATATCAAATGAAGACGGTCGTTTTTACCTAGAAAGTGATCAAAATTTTGATGCAATAGTTTTTTCATTTGTAGGTTTTGAAAGTAAAGAGGTTGCATTAACACAGCGTAACTCTTACAAAATGGAGGTGACGCTTGAAGAAGAAGCTGCAGCTCTTGATGAAGTTGTGATTGTAAGTGGTAAACAGCCCAAAGAGAACAATCCGGCTATTGATATTCTTCGTAAAATTTGGGAAAATAGGCGTGAAAATGGAGTAAAAAAATTCAAACAGTACAGCTACGATAAATATGAAAAACTAGAATTTGACCTTAACACCATTGATAGTACCCTTATAAAAAGTAAAATTTTTAAAGGAATGGAATTTATGTGGGATCAAATTGACACATCAAAAGTTACCGGAAACTCTTACCTGCCTATTTTTATAAATGAAGCCTATTCAAAGGTATATGGTGACAATGATTTAAATGAAGAAAAAGAAGTATTAAAAGGAAATAAAAACTCGGGTTTTGAAAACAATCAAACCCTGATTGCTTTTGTAAAAGATCTGTATAAAGAATATAATGTCTATGATAATTACCTAAAGTTTTTTGACAAGGCCTTTACAAGCCCTTTATCTCGTACAGGTATTGACGTTTATAATTATGTTCTTTTAGACAGTGCTTATCGTGATAACAAGTGGTGCTACAACATTGTTTATTACCCTCGTAGAAAAAACGAACTAACTTTTAAAGGTGATTTTTGGGTAAACGATACAACTTGGGCTATCAAAGAAATAAACCTACAAGCTTCAAAAAGTGCAAACCTTAATTGGGTGAGAGAAGTGTATATAGAGCAAGAGTTTGAAGTGTTAAACGACAGTATATTTTTAATAACTCGAGATCATTTTTTGAGTGATTTCAGTTTCAGAAAAAAAGAAGAAGCACAAGGTATCTACGGAAAAAGAACAACGCTGTATGATAATTATAACTTTGATATAAAAAAAGATAAAAGTTTTTACGGTGAACAAACCAACCCATATAATGAAGCGGTTTATAATAGACCCGATAGTTTTTGGGAACAAAACCGTATGGAAGCCTTAAATAAAGATGAAAAAGGTGTTTATCGCCTTTTAGACACTCTTAAAACGGTACCTCGCTTTAAAACACTTTATAACCTTGGAGCTACTTTGGCTACGGGTTATTATGAAGTAGATAACTTTGATGTTGGTCCGGTTTTTTCCATTTTTGGTTTTAATGAAGCCGAAGGATTACGAATTAGACTAGGTGGTAGAACCTACTTTAGCCAAAATGATCCTTGGCGAATAGAAACCTTTGGAGCATATGGTTTTAAAGACAAACGATTCAAATTTGGAATATCAGGAAAAGTACTTTTAGACCGAAAGTCAAGATTATCCATTTTCAGTGGGTATAGAAAAGACGTTGAGCAAACAGGTGCTAGTTTAACTACAAGTAATGATGTATTGGGGAGAAGTTTGGCTTCTTCATCATTAATTTCTGTAGGTGCAAATGACCGTTTAACTCGTATAAAACTCGCAACAGCCGGGTTTGAAATTGAACCTGCCAAAAATTTTACCGTTCGGGTTACAGGCTCTCATAGAAAATTGCGCTCTGCCACAGATACATTTAGCTTAGATTATTTTGCTGAAGACGGAAGTGTAAAAAGTACTATTTCTCAACCCGAAATAGAATTAGGTCTTTTCTATACTCCTAAGCGTAAAACTTCTGGTTATGGCGTAGAAAGAACCATTATTAATGATGGAGATTATCCCAGTTTTTATCTAGGTTATACCTATGGTCTTAAAGATATTCTGGATGGAGATTTTGAATATAAAAAGCTTCAAACTCTATATACACAGCCGTGGAATATTGGTGGATTTGGGAGATTACTTTCTACAATTGAAGCAGGTAAAATCTTTGATCCTGTACCGCTCGGGTTATTAAGTCCGGTGCCAGGTAATCAAACGTACTTTAGTTTATATAATGCTTTTACAAATCTTGATTATTATGAGTTTGTAACCGATACATACACATCTTTACATCTGCAACATGATTTTGGAGGTCGTATTTTTGGTAGAATTCCTGGTTTACGCGATTTAGACCTTAGAGAAGTAATAGGTTTTAGAGCTGTTTATGGACAAATATCTGATGATAACAAAGCACTCAATGCGTCAAATATTGTGTATCAAGCTCCAGAAGATATCTACTGGGAGTGGAGTGTAGGTGTAGGTAATATTTTTAGAATTTTCAGAATTGATTTTAATTTCCGAGGAAATTACTTAGATAATCCTGGGGCTCGAGAATTTGGGGTTACTGGTGTTTTTGGATTTTCTTTTTAA